Proteins co-encoded in one Bremerella sp. TYQ1 genomic window:
- a CDS encoding sialidase family protein, with translation MPMNVPLSRRHFLAGTIGSLLASCHLSAAQPSDLLKQIETQTLWRNRDGKSTTWFHPRACLVPGPDEKPSVLMTMQEIAGSDYFGPVHWTMTDDKGETWTKPKLIPGFDRKPVAGHEGLMAGVCDVVPQYHPQTDTTLALGHCVYYRGPRFSHNDQLSLFPTYCVRKSDGTWSDRKKLAWNDPRGAFIYTNNCGQRVVLPDGDILLAFTFGPKASHRMVAGVRCGFDGETLEVKEVGPAIENRVKRGLLEPSVTQFQDKYFLTIRAEDDRGYVAVSDNGLHWEAKQPWCWDNGKPLTMSTTQQHWLTHSDGLYLVYTRKAEENQNVMRWRSPLYICQVDPEKRVLLRETERIALPLVGDGVRNPDDVALMGNFHTVHVSPHESWVTVGEWLPKRNAKGNTLLAKILWARPNNRWMA, from the coding sequence ATGCCAATGAATGTTCCGCTCTCACGCCGCCATTTTCTTGCTGGAACGATAGGCTCGCTTTTGGCGAGTTGTCACTTATCCGCCGCCCAGCCGAGCGATTTGTTGAAGCAAATCGAAACGCAAACGCTTTGGCGAAATCGAGATGGCAAATCGACGACGTGGTTTCATCCTCGAGCTTGTTTAGTGCCTGGCCCGGACGAGAAGCCATCAGTATTGATGACGATGCAAGAGATTGCCGGCTCTGACTATTTTGGTCCTGTCCACTGGACGATGACCGACGACAAAGGAGAAACGTGGACTAAGCCGAAGTTGATACCAGGTTTCGACCGCAAACCGGTTGCGGGGCATGAAGGCTTGATGGCTGGCGTATGCGATGTCGTTCCGCAGTATCATCCGCAAACCGATACGACCCTTGCCCTGGGGCATTGTGTTTACTACCGGGGGCCACGGTTTTCGCACAACGACCAGTTATCACTCTTTCCGACTTATTGTGTAAGGAAGAGCGATGGCACTTGGAGCGATCGAAAGAAGCTGGCATGGAACGATCCACGCGGGGCGTTTATCTATACGAATAACTGTGGACAGCGTGTTGTCTTGCCGGACGGTGATATCCTGTTGGCGTTTACGTTTGGACCGAAGGCAAGTCATCGGATGGTAGCTGGCGTGCGATGTGGTTTTGATGGAGAAACGCTGGAAGTCAAAGAGGTGGGACCAGCGATCGAGAATCGCGTTAAGCGAGGACTCTTGGAGCCCTCGGTAACTCAGTTTCAAGATAAGTACTTCCTGACCATTCGAGCGGAAGACGATCGCGGTTATGTTGCGGTAAGCGACAATGGGCTTCATTGGGAAGCCAAACAGCCATGGTGTTGGGATAATGGTAAACCGCTAACCATGTCAACAACCCAGCAGCATTGGTTGACCCACAGTGACGGACTTTACTTGGTGTATACGCGGAAAGCGGAAGAGAATCAGAACGTCATGCGTTGGCGGTCGCCACTATACATTTGCCAGGTCGATCCAGAAAAACGTGTCCTGCTTCGCGAGACGGAACGCATCGCGTTGCCTCTTGTCGGAGATGGTGTGCGAAACCCGGATGATGTCGCGTTAATGGGGAACTTCCATACCGTTCACGTTTCGCCGCACGAATCGTGGGTCACGGTTGGTGAATGGTTGCCCAAACGAAACGCGAAAGGAAATACCTTGTTGGCGAAAATACTTTGGGCTCGTCCAAATAACCGCTGGATGGCGTAG
- a CDS encoding helix-turn-helix transcriptional regulator, with amino-acid sequence MGRSATGVLTRPGILTQMLLDLDLQRSELAELLQVSVRTIHNIEYGRKPVNREVLDRLAVIVSQHWSQKYGSDQPKVLTADSFITEPDSVAAALLQYLGVRESDVLLVGENVAASTVSQPSTSGGKSPVDFGEVLSRMHQGFELSEMKEVQLLRDPNEQVVIVSSVMTAIHPRNRRELDFKAFLEIRMDGNQIISLESVYDTQLLATFMRTGQIPRSSRRSV; translated from the coding sequence ATGGGACGCAGTGCCACAGGCGTTTTAACACGGCCAGGCATATTAACTCAGATGTTGCTCGATCTGGATCTGCAGCGGTCGGAACTGGCTGAGCTGCTGCAGGTAAGCGTGCGGACGATCCACAATATTGAGTATGGCCGTAAGCCGGTCAATCGTGAGGTGCTTGATCGCCTGGCAGTTATCGTCAGCCAGCATTGGTCGCAGAAGTATGGAAGTGATCAGCCGAAGGTACTGACAGCCGACAGCTTTATCACAGAACCTGATTCGGTCGCGGCGGCGCTGCTGCAATATCTGGGCGTGAGGGAATCAGACGTCTTACTGGTCGGTGAAAACGTTGCCGCTTCCACTGTATCTCAACCGAGTACGTCTGGAGGTAAGTCGCCGGTCGATTTTGGGGAAGTGCTTTCTCGAATGCATCAAGGTTTCGAGTTAAGCGAGATGAAAGAGGTGCAGCTGCTGCGCGATCCCAACGAACAAGTGGTGATCGTTAGCTCCGTCATGACGGCCATTCATCCACGCAATCGCCGCGAGCTCGACTTCAAGGCGTTTCTCGAAATACGGATGGATGGAAATCAGATTATTTCGCTCGAGTCGGTTTACGATACGCAGCTTCTGGCCACTTTTATGCGAACGGGTCAAATTCCAAGAAGTTCGAGACGTTCCGTCTGA
- a CDS encoding ECF-type sigma factor: protein MRFQYPNDRLQELLPSDAERDASCLKDWMKWLQSEMQESEEVLWNRYFRYLRAKARGNLLATHSHRPSGIEQFAVNCLFVGTRESRFPSWSEKGDLWKPLLWQAAQHVLESDRGIHGHTPHNVRFRECLGLEPSAQIVQAFAKLLVLRLSHLPDARTLLVARLFLEGTSSQQIGEILNLSSREVAEQLEQIRLRWQMRSGEGLHDFAR from the coding sequence ATGCGTTTTCAATATCCCAATGATCGTTTGCAAGAGTTGCTACCGTCCGATGCGGAGCGAGATGCTTCGTGTTTGAAGGATTGGATGAAATGGCTGCAGTCGGAAATGCAGGAATCGGAAGAAGTGCTGTGGAATCGATACTTCCGTTACTTGCGTGCGAAAGCTCGTGGCAACTTGCTAGCAACCCATTCACATCGGCCCTCGGGTATCGAACAGTTCGCGGTCAATTGTCTTTTTGTCGGGACGCGAGAGAGTCGATTTCCGAGCTGGAGCGAAAAAGGTGATCTCTGGAAACCACTCTTGTGGCAAGCTGCCCAGCATGTGCTGGAATCCGACCGAGGTATTCACGGTCATACGCCCCACAATGTTCGCTTTCGAGAGTGCTTAGGGCTCGAACCCTCCGCGCAGATTGTCCAAGCGTTTGCCAAATTGCTTGTTCTGCGGCTGAGTCATTTGCCAGATGCGCGGACGTTATTGGTGGCACGCCTATTTCTAGAAGGAACATCCTCGCAGCAGATCGGGGAAATTCTCAACCTTTCGTCTCGTGAAGTTGCGGAACAGTTGGAACAGATTCGTCTACGATGGCAAATGAGAAGTGGCGAGGGGCTGCACGACTTTGCTCGGTGA